One window of the Benincasa hispida cultivar B227 chromosome 3, ASM972705v1, whole genome shotgun sequence genome contains the following:
- the LOC120074226 gene encoding geranylgeranyl pyrophosphate synthase 7, chloroplastic-like, translating into MSCSVNFANPLIQSSSVFNNSHKLKPNSFFVLHPLNSPSSVSSKFIKNPFSHRPLSAVLTGEQTDLQSEVGKNDQKAPIRFRDYMLQKANLVNQALNDAVLLRDPLKIHEAMRYSLLAGGKRVRPVLCLAACDLVGGSESAAIPAACSIEMIHTMSLIHDDLPCMDNDDLRRGRPTNHRIFGEDVAVLAGDALLSFAFEHLAAAATAAEVSPERVVRAIGELAKATGTGGLVAGQVVDIDSEGANDVGLELLEFIHVHKTAALLEAAAVIGAIVGGGSEEEVEKLRKFARRVGLLFQVVDDILDVTKSTEELGKTAGKDVAAEKATYPKLMGIEKSKEFAENLRKEAVETLAGFDPVKAVPLIALTNYIAYRQK; encoded by the coding sequence ATGAGCTGCTCTGTTAATTTTGCAAACCCATTGATTCAGAGCTCCTCTGTTTTCAACAATTCTCACAAACTCAAACCCAATTCCTTTTTTGTTCTTCATCCATTAAACTCCCCTTCTTCTGTTTCTTCCAAATTCATTAAGAATCCTTTCTCTCACCGCCCTTTATCGGCGGTGTTAACCGGAGAACAAACCGATCTCCAGtcagaagttggaaaaaatgaccaaaaagCCCCCATCCGTTTCAGAGACTACATGCTTCAGAAGGCTAATTTGGTCAATCAAGCTCTCAACGACGCCGTTTTACTGCGGGACCCACTCAAGATTCACGAGGCCATGCGTTACTCTCTTCTCGCCGGCGGAAAACGGGTCCGGCCAGTGCTCTGTCTCGCTGCATGCGATCTCGTCGGCGGTTCTGAGTCCGCCGCCATACCGGCCGCCTGTTCCATCGAAATGATCCACACCATGTCGTTGATCCACGACGACCTTCCATGCATGGACAACGACGACCTCCGGCGAGGTAGGCCGACGAACCACCGTATCTTCGGCGAGGATGTGGCGGTGCTTGCTGGAGACGCGCTTCTATCTTTCGCTTTTGAGCATTTGGCGGCGGCAGCGACGGCGGCGGAGGTGTCGCCGGAGAGAGTGGTGCGTGCAATTGGGGAATTAGCGAAGGCCACCGGAACGGGAGGGTTGGTGGCAGGGCAAGTGGTGGATATAGACTCGGAGGGAGCAAACGACGTCGGATTGGAACTTCTTGAGTTCATCCACGTGCATAAGACGGCGGCGCTTCTGGAAGCAGCCGCCGTCATCGGAGCAATCGTGGGCGGCGGAAGCGAGGAGGAGGTGGAAAAGCTGAGGAAATTCGCCCGACGTGTCGGACTACTGTTCCAAGTGGTGGACGACATTCTGGATGTGACGAAGTCGACGGAGGAATTAGGGAAAACCGCCGGAAAAGATGTGGCGGCGGAGAAAGCGACGTATCCGAAATTAATGGgaattgaaaaatcaaaagaatttgcaGAAAATTTGAGGAAAGAAGCCGTAGAGACGTTGGCCGGATTTGATCCGGTGAAGGCGGTGCCGTTAATTGCATTGACGAATTACATAGCCTATAGGCAAAAGTAA